One part of the Algibacter sp. L1A34 genome encodes these proteins:
- a CDS encoding tyrosine-type recombinase/integrase gives MLYTNEFITFEHENEHDLEHTLAHKKDFSVPKIYNANGNLAKRWYVYFSFRDPKTGRLKRMKNIYGAANSHKNKEDRLALLTRYRRRVLKLLQEGYNPYIDNTEFHKNRLAKKSEIPAPVEQPKIVPVDKPLPTEVKIEAPQPLKQKQKEKVADKMTIREAFDFSLELKAKVINERSLQDYSYSTNAVVKWLKENKPKIKTIDQFTKKVALEFLNSVLLKTSSRNRNNYRLNLSSLMQTLEDNEIIDSNPIRKIPVLKSTPTRNKTYTTQQQENIFSYLEKEDPILLLYIKFISYNLLRPVEVCRLKIKDFDLKNNTIQFKAKNSPLKTKLIPKILLKELPDLSKLNPENFLFTPIKIGGAWDASENNRRDHFSKRFKTVVKKHFKLDENHALYSFRHTFITKLYRALLENSSPHAAKSELMGITGHASMDALEKYLRDIDAELPNDYSDLL, from the coding sequence AAATTTAGCAAAACGATGGTATGTCTATTTTTCTTTTAGAGACCCTAAAACAGGACGACTAAAACGCATGAAAAATATTTATGGCGCTGCTAATTCTCACAAAAACAAAGAAGATAGACTCGCGCTTCTCACTAGATATAGAAGAAGAGTTCTTAAACTACTTCAAGAAGGTTATAATCCCTATATCGATAATACAGAGTTTCATAAAAATAGACTTGCTAAAAAAAGTGAAATTCCAGCTCCTGTAGAACAACCCAAAATTGTTCCTGTTGATAAGCCTCTACCTACGGAAGTAAAAATTGAAGCTCCACAACCTCTTAAACAAAAGCAAAAAGAAAAAGTAGCGGATAAAATGACTATTCGTGAGGCTTTTGATTTTAGTTTGGAGCTAAAAGCTAAAGTAATTAATGAAAGATCGCTTCAGGATTACTCCTACTCTACCAATGCGGTTGTAAAATGGCTGAAGGAAAATAAACCAAAAATTAAAACCATAGATCAATTCACTAAAAAAGTAGCTCTAGAGTTTTTAAATTCTGTTTTATTAAAAACAAGCTCTCGAAATAGAAATAACTACAGACTAAATTTGAGCAGTTTAATGCAAACATTGGAAGACAATGAAATTATAGACTCTAACCCTATTAGAAAAATACCTGTACTTAAAAGTACGCCTACTAGAAATAAAACTTACACTACCCAACAACAAGAAAACATATTTAGTTATCTTGAAAAGGAAGATCCTATACTTCTGTTATATATAAAGTTTATTTCTTATAATTTATTAAGACCTGTAGAAGTATGTAGGCTTAAAATAAAGGATTTTGACTTAAAAAATAACACCATCCAGTTTAAAGCTAAAAATAGTCCTTTAAAAACGAAATTAATTCCTAAAATACTTCTAAAAGAACTTCCTGATTTATCAAAACTCAATCCTGAAAACTTTCTTTTTACTCCCATAAAAATTGGTGGTGCATGGGATGCCTCTGAAAATAATAGAAGAGATCATTTTTCAAAACGATTTAAGACCGTTGTTAAAAAACATTTTAAATTAGATGAAAATCATGCCTTATATAGTTTTAGACATACTTTTATAACCAAGCTTTATCGGGCTTTACTTGAAAACTCATCACCGCATGCTGCTAAAAGTGAACTTATGGGCATTACTGGTCATGCATCTATGGATGCTCTTGAAAAATATCTAAGAGATATCGATGCTGAACTACCAAATGATTATTCTGATTTACTTTAA
- a CDS encoding dynamin family protein, producing the protein MDLNIKYNTYTYNVSVDGSLYNTEGFTQSKNIINDKNNYTRIENWFYKFLFKYQEESNEDNFKIVFTSTKYEINIVKDIIIKFNQIENKDIRLIENVVQDVNLVGDFKDVLNNIKRRAEDDEIRQYFEKNKLFKELDRIEETEAQIVVSATMSAGKSTLINALLGEDLLPYKNEACTAAICKIKDYDGRKTFSAVVKNEKGEKSVYKEVDASVLKAINDKGNDQFITIEIEGDIKNIVSKNIKTVLVDTPGPNNSKNDKHKEITFNYINDTEHKPLILYVLNVTALQAEDDYKTLKEIADFVKDKGVSTEDRFVFVLNKIDEIDHEKESLENIISSIKKYLEQSIGIENPKIFPISAQFAFLSFLNESSTKLTRTQKGSFDKYLQTFLSDVEDDYKGIDAIEFTPLPELNKQELIKELNSANILKQCLSRSGISALQIYIQNYIENVHEIELGHDLYVKLLPHLFKLRDSIKGLTNNQRKTIESDIKKISTSEKILKIKLEDTREKLYEIKSDNSILDNLRERATNDFNEINSILGNKKVSWSEATQAKGKVEDVIRGLEISLKTTVKYGLEANLINKWEDIINIINTDFKDYLSEIHLSEKASDILLNDFSINLRESPLMYTKIDCLEFIRKNEEKVSSWRNPFTRSETIKTSIYANTEYYDLKLLFQDMGILEQKRNIEDVLLQIGERYSTSVNEYKLNGKIIIDQLEKNITKIVIERLSFLMKKQVDNDIVSNQLLKCLEGYISKLKS; encoded by the coding sequence ATGGATTTAAATATTAAATACAATACATATACGTATAATGTAAGTGTTGATGGGAGTTTATACAATACAGAAGGCTTCACACAATCTAAGAATATTATAAATGACAAAAATAATTACACAAGAATTGAAAATTGGTTTTATAAGTTTTTGTTTAAATATCAGGAGGAGTCCAATGAAGATAACTTTAAAATAGTCTTCACTTCTACTAAATATGAAATTAATATTGTAAAAGATATTATCATAAAGTTTAACCAAATTGAAAATAAGGATATAAGGTTAATAGAAAATGTTGTTCAAGATGTAAACTTAGTTGGTGATTTTAAAGATGTTTTAAATAATATAAAGCGTAGAGCTGAAGATGATGAAATTCGTCAATACTTCGAGAAAAATAAATTATTTAAAGAGTTAGATAGAATTGAAGAAACTGAAGCTCAAATAGTAGTTTCAGCGACTATGAGTGCCGGGAAATCTACTTTAATTAATGCACTATTAGGAGAGGATTTGCTGCCTTATAAAAACGAAGCTTGTACAGCAGCAATCTGTAAAATTAAAGATTATGATGGACGTAAAACTTTTAGTGCTGTAGTTAAGAATGAAAAAGGGGAGAAATCTGTTTATAAGGAAGTTGATGCGAGTGTTTTAAAAGCTATAAACGATAAAGGAAATGATCAGTTTATAACCATTGAAATTGAAGGAGATATTAAAAATATTGTATCTAAAAATATTAAAACAGTTCTCGTGGATACACCAGGACCTAACAATTCTAAAAACGATAAGCACAAAGAAATTACTTTCAACTATATAAATGATACTGAACATAAGCCATTGATATTATATGTTCTAAATGTGACTGCATTACAAGCTGAAGATGATTATAAAACATTAAAGGAAATAGCTGATTTTGTTAAAGATAAAGGAGTTTCAACAGAGGATCGTTTTGTTTTTGTGTTAAATAAAATTGATGAGATAGATCATGAAAAAGAATCTTTAGAAAATATTATATCAAGTATAAAAAAATATTTAGAGCAATCAATTGGAATTGAAAACCCTAAAATTTTCCCAATTTCTGCACAATTCGCCTTTTTAAGTTTTCTCAATGAGAGTTCAACTAAATTAACCAGAACACAAAAAGGTAGTTTTGATAAATATTTACAAACATTTTTATCAGATGTCGAAGATGATTATAAAGGTATAGATGCTATTGAGTTTACTCCTCTACCAGAGTTAAACAAACAAGAACTTATAAAAGAATTGAATAGTGCAAATATACTTAAACAATGTTTAAGCAGGTCTGGTATTTCTGCTCTTCAAATATATATTCAGAATTATATAGAAAATGTACATGAAATAGAACTTGGTCATGATCTTTATGTTAAATTATTACCGCATTTATTTAAATTGCGAGATAGCATAAAAGGGTTAACAAATAACCAAAGAAAAACTATTGAAAGTGATATTAAAAAAATATCTACTTCTGAAAAAATTTTAAAAATAAAATTAGAAGATACTAGAGAGAAATTATATGAAATTAAATCAGATAATAGTATTCTTGATAATTTAAGAGAACGTGCTACTAATGATTTTAATGAGATTAATTCAATTTTGGGTAACAAAAAAGTAAGTTGGTCAGAAGCGACACAGGCCAAGGGGAAAGTTGAAGATGTAATAAGAGGATTGGAAATTAGCTTAAAAACAACTGTGAAGTACGGCCTGGAAGCTAATTTAATAAATAAATGGGAGGATATTATTAACATAATAAATACAGATTTTAAAGATTATTTGAGTGAGATACATTTGTCAGAAAAGGCTTCTGATATTTTGTTAAATGACTTCTCTATCAATTTAAGAGAAAGTCCTTTAATGTATACAAAAATAGATTGCCTAGAATTTATTAGAAAAAATGAAGAAAAAGTATCTTCTTGGCGGAATCCTTTTACTCGTAGTGAAACTATAAAAACATCTATTTATGCAAATACAGAATACTATGACCTTAAATTGTTATTCCAAGATATGGGTATTTTAGAACAAAAAAGAAATATTGAAGATGTTTTGTTACAAATTGGTGAACGTTATAGCACTAGTGTAAATGAGTATAAATTGAATGGAAAAATTATTATAGATCAATTAGAAAAAAATATAACTAAAATTGTTATTGAGCGTTTATCATTTTTAATGAAAAAACAAGTTGATAACGATATAGTTTCAAATCAGCTCCTTAAATGTTTGGAGGGGTACATTTCCAAATTGAAAAGTTAG
- a CDS encoding type I restriction endonuclease subunit R yields the protein MQSKTNEQALEAAIERTLTGTCIEDLKKDGVSISAVNENAEIYRTGKGYYIGQPSSFNAQFAIDEQFFWSFLESTQKEELEKLQKQSDWKLKILNRYDRLVKKYGILYLLKKGLQVDDAHFILFYQLPLASSSQQVKDNFAKNRFSETRQLRYSIDNPREEIDMVLFINGLPIVTMELKNAWTGQNARVHGQHQYKTQRDTKQPLLQFARCVVHFAVDTDEAYMTTKLNGKNTFFLPFNKGNKHGKGNPELEKGAVGHRTNYLWNEVFTRESLANIIQHFVRLDGKKKDAIQTKTLFFPRYHQMDVVRKIIEDASKKGVGQTYLIQHSAGSGKSNSITWAAYQLIETYPENSDVPGITDVERPLFDSVIVVTDRRLLDKQIRDNIADFSEVKNIIAPAYSSKELRDSLEQGKKIIITTIQKFPFIIDGIADLSDKRFAVIIDEAHSSQSGSAHDNMNRAMGQQFNQEDEVHAQDKIVQAMQSRKMRGNASYLAFTATPKPITLEKFGVQQDDGSFKPFHLYSMKQAIEEGFILDVLANYTTLKSYYEIEKSIEDNPLFDSAKAQKKLRAYVEQHQQTINTKAEIILDHFIPKIVNQKKLKGKAKAMVVTQSIESAIRYYKALQNILKDKGRPFKVLIAFSGSKEVDGIEYTEAEMNGFAEKDTRIKFDEEDYRILVVANKYLTGFDQPKLCAMYVDKKLQGVLAVQALSRLNRAATKLGKKTEDVFVLDFFNSSTDIKASFDPFYTATSLSEATDVNVLHELKEVLDDVGVYEWSEVEDFNIKFFNKEDAQVLSPIIERAAERFVNELELEDEDKADFKIKAKQFVKIYGQMASIMPFEILDWEKLYWFLKFLIPKLPINNTEVDALDELLSSVDLSTYGLERVRLNEVIGLDDSESMVDPQNPNPRGAHGTDEELDPLDLIIQSFNERWFQNWEVTPEDQRVKFISLTKSIQAHPDFLQKVVENSDEQNKNLAFQKILDEVMSKQRKQELDLYRLYAKDDAFKTAFFDTMKRMSSVGK from the coding sequence ATGCAGTCTAAAACCAACGAACAAGCTTTAGAAGCAGCCATAGAAAGAACCTTAACAGGAACTTGCATAGAAGACCTTAAAAAGGATGGTGTATCTATAAGTGCAGTAAACGAAAATGCAGAAATCTATAGAACAGGTAAAGGCTATTACATTGGTCAACCCTCTAGTTTCAATGCGCAATTTGCCATAGATGAGCAGTTCTTTTGGTCTTTTTTAGAAAGTACTCAAAAAGAAGAACTAGAAAAGCTACAAAAGCAAAGCGACTGGAAATTAAAAATTCTAAACCGTTATGATCGTTTGGTTAAAAAGTATGGTATTCTGTATCTGCTTAAAAAGGGTTTGCAAGTAGATGATGCGCATTTTATATTGTTTTATCAATTACCATTAGCAAGTAGTAGCCAACAAGTAAAAGACAACTTTGCTAAAAACCGTTTTAGTGAGACCAGACAATTACGTTACAGTATAGACAACCCAAGAGAAGAAATAGACATGGTATTGTTTATTAATGGTTTGCCTATTGTTACTATGGAACTTAAAAATGCATGGACAGGTCAAAATGCCAGAGTGCATGGACAACACCAATATAAAACCCAACGCGATACCAAACAGCCTTTATTACAATTTGCACGTTGTGTGGTACACTTTGCTGTAGATACAGATGAAGCCTATATGACAACCAAGTTAAATGGTAAAAACACCTTTTTCTTACCCTTTAATAAAGGTAATAAACACGGTAAAGGCAATCCGGAACTAGAAAAAGGAGCAGTTGGTCACAGAACTAACTATTTATGGAATGAGGTTTTTACTAGAGAAAGTCTAGCCAATATTATTCAGCATTTTGTGCGTTTAGATGGTAAAAAGAAAGATGCCATACAAACAAAAACATTATTCTTTCCAAGATACCACCAAATGGATGTGGTACGTAAAATAATAGAAGATGCTAGTAAAAAAGGCGTAGGGCAGACCTATTTAATTCAACATTCTGCTGGTTCTGGAAAATCGAATTCTATTACTTGGGCAGCTTATCAACTCATAGAAACCTATCCAGAAAATAGTGATGTACCAGGCATTACAGATGTAGAGCGTCCATTGTTTGATTCGGTTATTGTAGTCACAGACAGACGTTTATTAGACAAACAAATACGCGATAATATCGCAGATTTTTCTGAAGTTAAAAATATTATTGCACCAGCCTATTCGTCTAAAGAATTAAGAGATAGTTTAGAACAAGGCAAGAAGATTATTATTACTACTATTCAGAAGTTTCCATTCATCATTGATGGTATTGCCGATTTAAGCGATAAGCGCTTTGCGGTTATTATTGATGAAGCGCATAGTAGTCAAAGTGGTTCTGCACATGATAACATGAATAGAGCCATGGGACAACAATTTAATCAAGAGGATGAGGTACATGCGCAAGATAAAATAGTACAAGCCATGCAGTCGCGTAAAATGCGTGGTAATGCCAGTTATTTAGCGTTTACAGCAACACCAAAACCGATTACCTTAGAAAAGTTTGGTGTGCAGCAAGACGATGGTAGTTTTAAACCGTTTCATTTATACTCTATGAAACAAGCTATTGAAGAAGGTTTTATTTTAGACGTATTGGCCAATTACACGACTTTAAAAAGCTATTACGAAATAGAAAAATCTATTGAAGATAATCCGTTATTTGATTCCGCGAAAGCGCAAAAGAAATTACGTGCTTATGTAGAACAGCATCAACAGACTATTAATACCAAAGCAGAAATAATATTAGACCATTTTATTCCTAAAATAGTCAATCAGAAAAAGCTAAAAGGAAAAGCAAAAGCTATGGTGGTAACGCAGAGTATTGAATCTGCTATTCGTTATTATAAAGCCTTACAAAATATATTAAAAGATAAAGGGCGTCCATTTAAAGTACTTATTGCATTTTCTGGAAGCAAAGAAGTAGATGGTATCGAATACACAGAAGCAGAGATGAATGGCTTTGCAGAAAAAGACACACGTATTAAATTTGATGAAGAGGACTATAGAATATTAGTAGTTGCTAATAAATACTTGACAGGTTTTGACCAACCAAAACTGTGTGCGATGTATGTCGATAAGAAATTACAAGGCGTATTAGCAGTGCAAGCCTTATCGCGTCTAAACAGAGCAGCAACAAAACTAGGGAAGAAAACAGAAGATGTATTTGTGTTAGACTTTTTTAATTCGTCTACAGATATTAAAGCATCCTTTGATCCTTTTTATACCGCAACTTCCTTAAGCGAAGCCACAGATGTAAATGTATTACACGAGTTAAAAGAAGTGTTAGATGATGTTGGTGTTTATGAATGGAGTGAGGTAGAAGATTTTAATATTAAGTTTTTTAATAAAGAAGATGCGCAGGTGTTAAGTCCGATTATAGAGCGTGCAGCAGAACGTTTTGTTAATGAACTAGAATTAGAAGATGAGGATAAAGCGGATTTCAAGATTAAAGCAAAGCAGTTTGTGAAAATCTACGGACAAATGGCTTCTATTATGCCTTTTGAAATTTTAGATTGGGAAAAGCTGTATTGGTTTTTAAAATTCTTGATTCCTAAATTACCTATAAATAACACCGAAGTAGACGCTTTAGACGAGCTGTTAAGTTCAGTAGATTTATCCACCTACGGTTTAGAAAGGGTGCGTTTAAATGAAGTGATAGGATTGGATGATTCGGAAAGTATGGTAGATCCTCAAAATCCAAACCCAAGAGGTGCACATGGTACAGATGAGGAGCTTGATCCTTTAGATTTAATTATTCAAAGCTTTAACGAGCGCTGGTTTCAAAATTGGGAAGTGACACCAGAAGACCAACGTGTAAAGTTTATAAGTTTGACTAAATCCATACAAGCACATCCAGACTTTCTACAAAAAGTAGTGGAAAATAGCGATGAGCAGAATAAGAACTTAGCCTTTCAGAAAATCCTTGATGAAGTGATGTCTAAGCAACGTAAGCAAGAACTAGATTTATATAGATTGTATGCTAAAGATGATGCTTTTAAAACCGCGTTTTTTGATACGATGAAGCGTATGAGTAGTGTTGGGAAATAA
- a CDS encoding ATP-binding protein, whose amino-acid sequence MDKTNKEVLSDKANFLSENNFDVDSSLKDFEATLSLLRRQYLLDKNFKVLPFENKEVSFNTSLRFLHLNKFVYEKNLKITDKLLSVYSALYSTGTTFIVKLVSDGTQCDFYIGIKKENDAAKSLKILKGAMEGNFPGTTFTKDSLPNSELINLNADVFSNTNEISCALGVASLKNKQEDEFVQGIENLVIAMQGKEFSALFVAAPIASHQIEEAKNFYEHIYTQLHPLKEQTINLSTNESVAVTKGITNTVGSSFTKSKSKTKTNSIAKGTNTTQTENSNPWVGKKIENFVFGTNSQISTENAIQTLQMPIKASVSVADKLVDGKIKSALDKVDEITDAFIKAIKNKSEELDLPDIKGDQLLNTKATSKAEGMSKTKTKSNADTEGTAVSENESKAIAESESKNSGNSKSCQFVTQDKKIANILERLDVQFDRIKKGESLGLWNVGAYFMSKEQQNSVVAANIYSGLIKGNDTGVEKSVVHTFAARDSDSNYNNILKSLKQYELPTIKVEISNSENIIKLATITNTAELCIQASMPHKAFVGLDVVETAPFGNNVKHTGSNTISIGHLYNYEKEFPLAFTLDIEKFTGHIFVTGSTGSGKSNVTYNLIDNLIKKDIKFMVIEPAKGEYKHIFGNRIDVEVYGTNKAHSKVLKINPFTFPKEIHIYEHIDRLIEILNASWPMYAAMPAILKEAVEEAYKSKGWDLKNSINLTGTAIYPTFQDLGNVLPNLIANSGYSQEMISNYSGALVTRVKSMTNGIFELIFTDDEISSEKLFNENTIIDLSRVASAETKSLIMGIVFMKLQEYRMCEPIDANAKLRHVAVIEEAHNLLKNTSSEQGQESANLQGKSVEMISNAIAEMRTYGQGFILADQAPGLLDPSAIRNTNTKICLRLPSQDDRELVGKAMNLDDDQINELARLKTGVAAIYQNDWQESVLCKFNFYESKESSFVFKSNENFKIKITKFLANQLAASYKGDSINKKKLDKTERYKEYHKVSNRILNATLTSSFIENELCSLLEVNEVIELTTAIHKMEAVSFYKALLTYKKILSNKWGFDIKSEYFITIVGLTLTGIARKNDLYLPILNAYLSDIKNRNLKNRL is encoded by the coding sequence ATGGATAAAACGAATAAAGAAGTATTATCAGACAAAGCTAATTTTCTTAGTGAAAATAACTTTGATGTAGATTCAAGTTTAAAAGACTTTGAGGCAACGCTAAGCTTACTTAGAAGGCAATATTTATTAGACAAAAACTTTAAAGTACTGCCCTTTGAGAACAAAGAAGTTTCTTTTAATACATCCCTTCGTTTTCTTCACTTAAATAAATTTGTTTACGAAAAAAATCTAAAAATCACAGATAAGCTTTTATCCGTTTACAGTGCACTTTATTCTACAGGAACAACGTTTATTGTAAAGTTAGTTTCTGATGGAACGCAATGCGATTTTTACATTGGCATTAAAAAAGAAAACGACGCTGCAAAGAGTTTAAAGATTTTAAAAGGAGCTATGGAGGGTAACTTCCCCGGTACAACTTTTACTAAAGACTCATTACCTAATTCAGAACTTATAAACCTAAACGCAGATGTTTTTTCTAATACAAATGAAATATCGTGTGCATTAGGAGTGGCATCACTTAAAAACAAACAAGAAGATGAATTTGTACAAGGTATTGAGAATCTAGTGATTGCTATGCAAGGTAAAGAGTTCTCGGCATTATTTGTTGCAGCGCCCATCGCTTCGCATCAAATAGAAGAGGCTAAAAATTTTTATGAGCACATTTACACCCAGTTACACCCTCTTAAAGAACAGACTATAAATTTGAGTACTAATGAGTCTGTAGCGGTAACCAAAGGCATAACCAATACCGTAGGGTCGTCTTTTACAAAGTCAAAATCAAAAACTAAAACTAATTCTATAGCAAAAGGAACTAATACAACTCAAACAGAAAACAGTAATCCTTGGGTTGGAAAAAAAATAGAAAATTTTGTTTTTGGCACAAACAGTCAAATAAGTACCGAAAATGCTATACAAACTCTTCAAATGCCTATCAAGGCTAGCGTTTCTGTAGCAGATAAGTTGGTCGATGGTAAAATTAAATCTGCATTAGACAAAGTAGATGAAATTACAGATGCTTTTATTAAAGCAATAAAAAATAAGAGTGAAGAATTAGACCTTCCCGATATTAAAGGTGATCAGCTATTAAATACAAAAGCTACATCAAAAGCAGAAGGAATGTCAAAAACCAAAACTAAATCTAACGCAGACACGGAAGGAACTGCTGTAAGTGAAAATGAAAGTAAAGCTATTGCTGAGTCAGAGTCAAAAAATAGCGGGAATAGCAAAAGTTGTCAATTTGTAACCCAAGATAAGAAGATAGCAAATATTTTAGAACGATTAGATGTACAATTTGACCGTATAAAAAAAGGAGAGAGCCTAGGTTTATGGAATGTAGGAGCATATTTTATGTCAAAAGAGCAACAAAATAGTGTTGTGGCAGCAAATATTTATAGTGGACTTATCAAAGGAAATGATACTGGTGTAGAAAAGTCTGTGGTACACACCTTTGCCGCACGCGATAGTGATAGTAATTATAACAACATATTAAAATCTTTAAAGCAATATGAGTTACCCACTATTAAAGTTGAAATATCAAACTCAGAAAATATAATTAAACTCGCTACAATAACTAATACTGCAGAGCTTTGTATACAAGCCTCTATGCCTCATAAGGCTTTTGTTGGGCTAGATGTAGTAGAGACAGCACCTTTTGGCAATAACGTTAAGCATACTGGCTCAAATACTATTTCAATAGGACACTTATATAATTATGAGAAAGAGTTTCCGTTAGCGTTTACCTTAGATATTGAAAAATTTACGGGTCATATTTTTGTGACGGGTAGTACAGGGTCTGGTAAATCTAATGTCACTTATAATTTAATTGACAACCTTATTAAAAAGGATATTAAATTTATGGTCATTGAGCCAGCAAAGGGTGAGTATAAACATATCTTCGGAAATAGGATAGATGTTGAAGTATATGGCACCAATAAAGCACATTCTAAAGTGTTAAAAATCAATCCATTTACGTTTCCGAAGGAAATACATATCTATGAGCATATAGATAGGTTAATAGAAATTTTAAATGCCTCTTGGCCTATGTATGCTGCTATGCCTGCAATACTTAAAGAAGCCGTAGAAGAAGCGTATAAGAGTAAAGGGTGGGACTTAAAGAACTCAATTAATTTAACGGGAACAGCTATTTACCCTACATTTCAAGATTTAGGTAACGTGTTACCTAATTTAATTGCAAACAGTGGCTATTCTCAAGAGATGATTTCTAATTATTCTGGGGCTTTAGTCACTAGGGTAAAAAGTATGACTAATGGGATTTTTGAATTAATTTTTACAGATGATGAGATTTCTTCTGAAAAGTTATTTAATGAAAATACCATTATAGATTTATCAAGAGTAGCTTCTGCAGAAACAAAATCTCTCATTATGGGAATTGTTTTTATGAAGTTGCAAGAGTATAGAATGTGTGAGCCAATAGATGCCAACGCAAAACTGAGACACGTTGCAGTGATCGAGGAGGCGCACAACCTATTAAAGAACACGAGTTCTGAGCAGGGACAAGAAAGTGCAAATCTACAAGGTAAATCTGTTGAGATGATTTCTAACGCTATTGCAGAGATGAGAACGTACGGGCAAGGGTTTATATTAGCAGATCAAGCGCCGGGACTCTTAGATCCATCTGCAATAAGAAATACAAATACAAAAATTTGCTTACGCTTACCTTCACAGGATGATAGAGAATTAGTTGGTAAAGCAATGAATTTAGATGATGACCAGATTAATGAATTGGCAAGGCTAAAAACAGGTGTTGCTGCTATTTATCAAAACGACTGGCAGGAATCTGTGTTATGTAAATTTAATTTTTATGAAAGCAAAGAATCATCTTTTGTCTTTAAGTCTAATGAAAATTTTAAAATAAAAATCACAAAGTTTTTAGCAAACCAATTAGCAGCTAGTTACAAAGGGGATTCAATAAATAAAAAAAAACTAGATAAAACGGAGCGATATAAAGAGTACCATAAAGTATCTAATAGAATACTTAATGCAACGCTTACTAGCTCATTTATAGAAAATGAATTATGCTCATTATTAGAGGTAAATGAAGTAATTGAATTGACTACGGCCATACACAAAATGGAGGCTGTATCTTTTTACAAAGCATTGTTAACTTACAAGAAAATTTTAAGCAACAAATGGGGCTTTGATATAAAGAGTGAATATTTCATTACCATTGTAGGTTTAACCTTAACAGGGATAGCAAGAAAAAATGATTTGTATCTTCCAATTTTGAACGCATATTTATCAGATATAAAAAATAGAAACTTAAAAAACAGATTATAA